The following coding sequences are from one Arthrobacter sp. PvP023 window:
- the dinB gene encoding DNA polymerase IV has product MHVDMDAFFVSVELRSRPELIGKPVIVGYPADRSVVLSASYEARKFGVKSAMPMAMAARICPSAVIIEPRHKLYYEVSAQLMAIFGSITDLVEPLSVDEAFLDVGGAIRRLGSPREIGAIIRRRVRDELGITASVGIAASKFVAKIASTRCKPDGLLLIGPDETVAYLHSLPVNALWGVGAKTGEVLARMGIRSVADVAATPPSALKKLLGASGEHVYRLSWGIDPRPVTPVRLEKSIGAEETFAVDTADDALLHRELLRLSHRTAERLRSTGMVARTISLKLRYTDFSTITRSRTVHAPVDSAQLIYAVTVQLLESLGPRAMTVRLVGVRAEQLEDAAQTSLQLSFDRRDDNWRAAEQALDRVAEKFGSKSVLPARLLDPNTAAD; this is encoded by the coding sequence ATGCACGTGGACATGGACGCATTTTTCGTCTCCGTGGAACTCCGGAGCCGTCCGGAACTGATCGGAAAACCGGTCATTGTGGGCTATCCGGCGGACCGGTCGGTGGTGCTGTCCGCTTCCTACGAGGCACGGAAATTTGGCGTCAAGTCTGCAATGCCCATGGCTATGGCGGCGCGCATATGCCCCTCGGCAGTCATCATCGAGCCAAGGCACAAGCTGTACTACGAGGTGTCCGCGCAGCTGATGGCCATCTTCGGTTCGATCACTGACCTGGTGGAGCCCCTGAGCGTCGACGAAGCCTTCCTCGACGTCGGCGGAGCCATCCGGCGACTGGGGAGCCCGCGTGAGATCGGCGCGATTATTCGCCGGCGTGTGCGGGACGAACTCGGTATCACCGCGTCCGTTGGCATCGCCGCCAGCAAGTTCGTGGCCAAGATAGCGTCCACCCGCTGTAAACCGGACGGGCTCCTGCTGATCGGACCGGACGAGACCGTTGCCTACCTGCACAGCCTTCCCGTCAATGCGCTGTGGGGGGTGGGGGCCAAGACGGGAGAGGTGCTGGCGCGAATGGGGATCCGCAGCGTGGCGGATGTTGCCGCAACCCCGCCGTCCGCACTGAAGAAGCTCCTCGGGGCGTCAGGCGAGCACGTCTACCGGCTGTCCTGGGGGATTGATCCGCGGCCTGTGACTCCGGTCCGCCTCGAGAAGAGTATCGGTGCCGAGGAGACGTTTGCCGTGGACACCGCGGACGACGCCCTTCTGCACCGGGAGTTGCTGCGCTTGTCGCACCGCACCGCCGAGCGGCTCAGAAGCACGGGGATGGTCGCCAGGACTATCTCCCTGAAGCTTCGCTACACCGATTTCTCCACCATCACGCGCAGCAGGACGGTGCATGCCCCGGTGGACAGTGCCCAGTTGATCTATGCCGTCACGGTTCAGCTGCTGGAATCGCTCGGCCCGCGAGCCATGACAGTCCGCCTTGTTGGCGTAAGGGCGGAGCAGCTTGAGGATGCAGCCCAGACCTCGCTGCAGCTGAGCTTTGACCGCCGCGACGACAACTGGCGGGCCGCGGAACAGGCCCT
- a CDS encoding polyprenyl synthetase family protein translates to MTVAEQLRLEQTAFVAAVAGKLNDFLATRQSVMSAISQDIDPLMGSISNLVTGGKRLRALMCYWGWRGAGGEAAATEVVTAGSALELFQAAALIHDDIIDRSDTRRGGPSVHRRFSQLHEDQGWALDSERFGHAAAILTGDLCLSFSEETFTDIGEAAASGSQARLIFNLMRAEVMAGQYLDILEEVAGPMRDRAGAVNRAQSIIRFKSAKYSTEHPLALGGALAGASDELLRGYSAFALPLGEAFQLRDDVLGVFGDPVTTGKPAGDDLREGKRTVLVAFALDQASPEESRFLDAKLGSPDLSDDDVEEIRRIIVDCGALQATEVLIEEFGRAAFAELDLLPLDDLPKTALRKLAEATVSRAA, encoded by the coding sequence GTGACGGTCGCGGAGCAGCTGCGCCTGGAACAGACGGCATTCGTAGCCGCCGTCGCCGGCAAGCTTAACGACTTCCTGGCCACACGCCAGTCCGTGATGTCCGCCATTTCACAGGATATTGATCCGCTGATGGGCTCCATCTCCAACCTGGTTACCGGCGGCAAGCGGCTGCGTGCACTGATGTGCTATTGGGGTTGGCGTGGCGCCGGCGGTGAGGCTGCTGCCACCGAGGTGGTCACTGCCGGATCCGCCTTGGAGCTTTTCCAGGCAGCAGCGCTGATTCATGATGACATCATCGACCGCTCGGATACCCGGCGCGGAGGTCCCAGTGTGCACCGGCGGTTTAGCCAGCTGCATGAAGACCAGGGGTGGGCCCTGGACAGCGAACGGTTCGGCCATGCCGCAGCCATCCTGACCGGCGACCTCTGCCTCTCCTTCAGCGAAGAAACGTTCACGGACATAGGCGAGGCGGCAGCGTCGGGAAGCCAGGCCAGGCTGATCTTCAACCTGATGCGCGCCGAAGTGATGGCGGGCCAGTACCTTGACATCCTGGAAGAAGTAGCCGGTCCCATGCGCGACCGGGCGGGAGCCGTCAACAGGGCCCAGTCAATAATCCGGTTCAAGTCAGCGAAGTACTCAACGGAGCACCCGCTCGCCCTGGGAGGCGCCTTGGCAGGTGCTTCCGACGAACTGCTTCGCGGCTATTCAGCGTTCGCCCTGCCGCTCGGGGAAGCCTTCCAGCTCCGGGACGACGTACTCGGTGTCTTCGGTGATCCGGTGACCACCGGTAAGCCCGCTGGCGATGACTTGCGGGAAGGAAAGCGTACGGTCCTGGTTGCCTTCGCCCTGGACCAGGCTTCCCCGGAGGAATCCCGTTTCCTCGATGCGAAGCTTGGAAGCCCGGACCTGTCCGATGACGACGTGGAGGAAATCCGTCGGATCATTGTGGACTGCGGCGCGCTCCAGGCTACTGAGGTCCTGATTGAGGAATTCGGCCGTGCCGCCTTCGCGGAACTGGACCTGCTGCCGCTGGACGATCTCCCCAAGACGGCCCTGCGGAAACTGGCCGAGGCAACCGTCAGCCGCGCCGCCTGA
- a CDS encoding Rv2175c family DNA-binding protein: MSTVESLVGEWLPLPDVAEMMNVSITKVHGLLDEKALVALRVGERRIRSVPADFMQDGHPVESLKGTVVVLADAGYTDEELITWLFTPDESLRGRPIDALREGRKTEIRRRAQSLAW; encoded by the coding sequence GTGAGTACTGTAGAAAGCCTTGTAGGCGAATGGCTGCCGCTGCCCGACGTTGCAGAAATGATGAACGTGTCCATCACTAAGGTCCATGGATTGCTGGACGAAAAGGCGCTGGTGGCCCTCAGGGTCGGCGAACGCCGGATCAGGTCCGTTCCCGCCGACTTTATGCAGGACGGCCATCCGGTAGAGAGCCTGAAAGGGACAGTCGTGGTCCTCGCGGATGCCGGCTATACCGATGAAGAACTCATTACCTGGCTTTTCACCCCGGATGAATCTCTGCGGGGCCGTCCGATTGATGCGCTGCGCGAAGGCCGGAAGACCGAGATCCGCCGACGGGCACAGTCCCTCGCCTGGTAA
- a CDS encoding lytic transglycosylase domain-containing protein has translation MTTPRSPKQHTRPSLPMIAATTAALPAVVLSSLAIAQPAAAESRPRTVPATLAAAIQAQEAAIKAGVIPAASVSTALPASLRPAQPSAPAEYTIARGDTISGIAGRYGLDTNAILKLNNLQPNTIIYPGQKIKLTGSAPAPSAPAAKPEAPAPATSAGNVYTVKSGDTLGAIAARHGVKLSEVLSWNGLNMNSIIYPGQKIKIGGGQAPAPAPAATPAPAPAPATSSGSYTVKSGDTLSAIAAKHGVKLSDILAANKLTMTSVIFPGNKLAIPGGSSIQPAASVTPLVPSSFLGFTYPSAVVSSANQNKALLNSSPVPTREQMKSIVADTARRMGVDPSLALAFAYQESGFDQRAVSPANAIGTMQVIPTSGEWASDLVGRKLNLLDPYDNATAGVAIIRQLIRTSKDLDNAIAGYYQGQYSVSKNGMFDDTKAYVAAIKAHKKNFS, from the coding sequence ATGACGACGCCCCGATCGCCAAAGCAGCACACCAGGCCAAGCCTGCCCATGATTGCGGCCACCACGGCTGCCCTCCCGGCAGTCGTCCTTTCCTCGCTGGCCATCGCCCAGCCGGCGGCGGCGGAATCCCGCCCGCGGACCGTGCCTGCGACCCTCGCGGCGGCAATCCAGGCCCAGGAAGCCGCCATTAAGGCCGGCGTCATTCCCGCGGCCTCGGTTTCGACGGCCCTCCCCGCATCCCTGCGGCCCGCCCAGCCCTCCGCGCCGGCCGAGTACACCATTGCCCGCGGTGACACCATCAGCGGCATCGCCGGTCGCTACGGCCTTGACACCAACGCCATCCTGAAGCTGAACAACCTGCAGCCGAACACCATCATTTATCCGGGGCAGAAGATCAAGCTGACCGGTTCGGCACCGGCCCCCTCCGCTCCGGCGGCAAAGCCGGAGGCTCCCGCCCCTGCCACCTCAGCCGGCAATGTCTACACCGTTAAGTCCGGCGACACACTGGGCGCCATCGCGGCACGGCACGGGGTCAAGTTGTCCGAGGTGTTGAGCTGGAACGGACTGAATATGAACTCCATCATCTACCCGGGCCAGAAGATCAAGATCGGCGGCGGCCAGGCGCCGGCTCCTGCTCCGGCGGCTACTCCTGCTCCGGCACCGGCTCCGGCCACCAGTTCGGGCTCTTACACCGTGAAGTCAGGCGATACTTTGTCCGCCATCGCCGCAAAGCACGGGGTCAAGCTGTCAGACATTCTGGCCGCGAACAAGCTGACCATGACCAGCGTCATCTTCCCCGGCAACAAGCTGGCCATCCCCGGCGGGTCCTCGATCCAGCCGGCAGCCAGCGTTACTCCCCTGGTGCCGAGTTCCTTCCTCGGATTCACCTACCCGTCCGCCGTGGTCTCCTCCGCCAACCAGAACAAGGCCCTGCTCAACTCTTCTCCTGTACCCACCAGGGAGCAGATGAAGTCGATCGTTGCGGACACGGCACGTCGGATGGGCGTGGATCCCTCGCTTGCCCTTGCCTTCGCCTACCAGGAGTCCGGCTTCGACCAGCGCGCAGTCTCGCCGGCCAACGCCATCGGCACCATGCAGGTCATCCCGACGTCGGGCGAATGGGCCTCAGATCTCGTGGGCCGCAAGCTGAACCTGCTCGATCCCTACGACAACGCAACCGCAGGCGTGGCCATCATCCGCCAGCTGATCCGCACCAGCAAGGACCTGGACAACGCCATCGCCGGCTATTACCAGGGCCAGTACTCCGTCAGCAAAAACGGCATGTTCGACGACACGAAGGCATACGTGGCAGCGATCAAGGCGCACAAGAAGAACTTCAGCTAA